In the Ochrobactrum sp. Marseille-Q0166 genome, one interval contains:
- a CDS encoding DUF3572 domain-containing protein yields MKTVMNEAEAETLAVEALVWLAHDNDLMSRFLALTGIEASSIRSAAQEPGFLAGVLQFYLGHEPTLLRFCQETGRDPATIEKAAVLLPGGITNQF; encoded by the coding sequence ATGAAGACCGTCATGAACGAGGCAGAGGCCGAAACACTTGCCGTAGAAGCACTTGTATGGTTGGCGCACGACAATGATCTTATGTCACGGTTTCTCGCTCTAACGGGCATTGAAGCCTCTTCAATCCGCTCCGCCGCACAAGAGCCCGGTTTTCTGGCAGGGGTGCTGCAATTCTATTTAGGCCATGAACCGACCCTGTTGCGGTTTTGCCAGGAAACCGGACGAGACCCGGCCACAATCGAAAAAGCTGCAGTTCTTTTACCGGGTGGCATCACCAATCAATTTTAG
- a CDS encoding MFS transporter, with the protein MHWRSLAAAIATISAMGAAIGLGIPLLSVLLESRGYSASLIGANTAVAGLASIVAAPLAAPIAARLGVAKAIVLMLLVGSIAFLGCHFLQPLWAWFALRIVLHFALTVLFVLSEYWINASAPPEKRGLVLGIYATSLSLGFALGPWLFSKIGSAGGLPFYVGFAIILVAIVPVIVAWRDSPDFEEGEHVPFLPFIFAVPTATMAVFVFGAVETGGFALFPVFGARVGFSEGDAALLLTMIGLGNVLMQIPLGIISDKISDRRKLLLFCALTGLVGMIALPYLMYNWYLLAAVLFLWGGVVAGLYTVGLAHLGSELTGRELASANAAFIFCYAIGMLAGPQAVGVGMDIAGPKGFPLTLGIFFAAFALFAAIRLIQRKKRG; encoded by the coding sequence TTGCATTGGCGATCGCTTGCCGCAGCCATCGCCACGATCAGTGCTATGGGCGCAGCGATCGGGCTTGGCATTCCGCTTTTGAGCGTATTGCTTGAAAGCCGGGGCTATTCCGCCAGCCTTATCGGAGCGAACACCGCTGTCGCAGGTTTGGCATCAATTGTTGCAGCACCGCTAGCAGCGCCGATCGCCGCTCGGCTCGGCGTGGCCAAGGCCATCGTACTCATGCTGTTGGTCGGTAGTATTGCATTTCTTGGCTGTCATTTCCTTCAGCCACTTTGGGCATGGTTTGCACTCAGAATCGTCCTGCATTTTGCATTGACCGTGCTCTTCGTTCTCTCGGAATACTGGATCAATGCATCCGCGCCGCCAGAAAAACGCGGCCTTGTGCTCGGCATTTATGCAACATCACTCTCCCTCGGCTTTGCACTTGGACCGTGGCTGTTTTCAAAAATTGGCAGTGCTGGCGGTCTCCCTTTCTATGTTGGTTTTGCAATTATACTCGTCGCTATCGTTCCGGTTATTGTTGCATGGCGCGATAGCCCTGATTTTGAAGAAGGTGAGCACGTCCCCTTCCTGCCGTTCATCTTCGCTGTCCCGACGGCCACAATGGCTGTATTTGTGTTCGGTGCGGTTGAAACTGGTGGTTTCGCGCTCTTTCCCGTTTTCGGCGCACGCGTGGGCTTTAGCGAAGGGGATGCGGCATTGCTGTTAACGATGATTGGTCTTGGCAATGTCTTGATGCAGATTCCCCTCGGAATTATCAGTGACAAAATTTCGGACCGCCGTAAGTTACTTTTGTTCTGTGCCCTTACAGGCCTCGTTGGCATGATCGCCCTGCCCTACCTCATGTATAATTGGTATCTGCTGGCAGCTGTTTTGTTTCTTTGGGGCGGGGTCGTCGCCGGTCTTTATACCGTTGGCCTTGCGCATCTTGGCTCTGAATTAACTGGCCGCGAGCTCGCATCCGCCAATGCAGCATTCATCTTCTGCTATGCCATTGGGATGTTGGCGGGTCCGCAAGCCGTCGGCGTCGGTATGGATATCGCGGGTCCAAAGGGTTTCCCGCTGACATTGGGTATCTTTTTTGCCGCTTTTGCACTCTTTGCTGCGATAAGATTGATCCAAAGAAAGAAGCGGGGTTGA
- a CDS encoding DNA polymerase IV, translating to MTEQHAANSSEQGFCRDCLSPQKTATAKRCGSCGSPRLLRHPELYKLSLAHVDCDAFYASVEKRDNPDIRDKPVIIGGGTRGVVSTACYIARIHGVRSAMPMFKALEACPEAVVIKPNMEKYARVGREVRQLMYDLTPLVEPISIDEAFLDLDGTERLHRAPAALVLARFAKRVEEEIGISISVGLSYCKYLAKVASDLQKPRGFSVIGEAEAQDFLRDKPVSMIWGVGKAFNAKLQSDGIRTIGQLQTMDEGSLMKAYGTMGQRLFRLSRGQDSRKVEPEHDMKSVSAETTFNKDLSQATDLVPVLRALSEKVSQRLKAGDIAGRTVMLKLKTHDFKLRTRNRQLADPTQLADRIFRTGLQLLEKELDGTRFRLLGIGVGELSTDDRADPPDLVDTQATKRAVAENAIDRLRNKFGRNAVETGYTFSKGNLAQPQTPSDREIDE from the coding sequence ATGACCGAACAACACGCCGCAAACAGTTCAGAGCAAGGGTTCTGTCGCGATTGCCTGTCACCGCAAAAGACTGCGACAGCGAAACGTTGCGGCAGCTGTGGCAGCCCAAGGCTTTTGCGCCATCCCGAGTTGTACAAGCTCTCCCTGGCACATGTGGATTGCGATGCTTTTTACGCTTCTGTTGAAAAGCGGGACAACCCGGATATTCGCGATAAACCGGTTATTATTGGCGGCGGTACGCGCGGCGTCGTTTCCACCGCCTGCTACATCGCCCGCATTCATGGTGTTCGTTCAGCCATGCCTATGTTCAAAGCGTTGGAAGCTTGCCCCGAGGCGGTGGTTATAAAGCCTAATATGGAAAAATACGCGCGTGTCGGACGGGAAGTCCGTCAATTGATGTATGACCTGACGCCACTCGTCGAACCCATTTCGATTGATGAGGCATTCCTTGATCTCGACGGCACAGAACGGTTGCATCGCGCACCAGCGGCACTTGTTCTCGCTCGTTTTGCAAAACGCGTCGAAGAAGAAATCGGCATCTCAATCTCGGTCGGGCTTTCCTATTGCAAGTATTTAGCGAAGGTTGCTTCTGATCTTCAAAAGCCTCGGGGGTTTTCAGTTATCGGCGAAGCTGAAGCTCAGGATTTCCTGCGTGATAAACCGGTCAGTATGATCTGGGGCGTAGGAAAAGCTTTTAATGCAAAGCTCCAAAGCGATGGTATTCGTACAATCGGACAATTGCAGACAATGGATGAAGGTTCGTTGATGAAGGCCTATGGTACCATGGGGCAGCGTCTTTTCAGACTTTCTCGCGGGCAAGACAGCCGTAAAGTCGAGCCGGAACATGACATGAAAAGTGTTTCGGCAGAAACGACCTTTAACAAAGATCTCTCGCAAGCAACCGATCTCGTTCCCGTGTTACGTGCCTTGTCAGAAAAAGTCTCGCAGCGGCTGAAGGCCGGAGACATCGCCGGCCGCACAGTGATGCTCAAACTCAAAACACATGATTTCAAGTTGCGCACACGCAATCGCCAGCTTGCAGACCCAACACAGTTGGCAGATCGCATTTTTCGTACCGGCCTTCAGCTCCTGGAAAAGGAATTGGATGGAACAAGATTCAGGCTGCTGGGTATCGGTGTCGGCGAACTGTCAACAGACGACCGCGCCGATCCGCCTGACCTCGTTGATACTCAGGCAACAAAACGGGCAGTCGCAGAAAATGCGATCGATCGGCTGCGAAACAAGTTCGGACGTAATGCGGTAGAAACAGGCTACACTTTTTCAAAGGGCAATCTCGCGCAACCACAGACGCCTTCAGACCGTGAAATAGACGAATGA
- a CDS encoding DUF1515 family protein has translation MSDPGQERALGRVEGKLDHIIRDQEQARSDRKQQYERQEKTERLLEEMSRQMKGMSLRLEKVEEPVADFNRWRERGVGAIMLVSFAAASLGGLFATFGKKIWVLMTG, from the coding sequence ATGTCAGATCCAGGGCAGGAGCGGGCATTAGGCCGTGTCGAGGGTAAGCTTGATCATATCATCAGGGATCAGGAGCAAGCCAGATCAGACCGGAAGCAGCAATATGAGCGCCAAGAGAAAACCGAACGTCTGCTTGAGGAAATGAGCAGGCAGATGAAAGGCATGAGCCTTCGTCTTGAGAAGGTCGAGGAACCAGTTGCCGACTTCAATCGCTGGAGGGAGCGTGGTGTTGGAGCGATTATGCTTGTGTCATTCGCAGCCGCATCACTCGGCGGGTTATTTGCCACATTCGGGAAGAAGATTTGGGTGTTGATGACGGGGTAA
- the rnr gene encoding ribonuclease R, whose protein sequence is MARRFPKSDTGRSARTERRAAKAKSEVVQAGDSTSFLPTRDEVLKFIEENPDRAGKRDLAKAFNIKGDARVYLKDLLRELSDEGLLEKRARRLSRPGTLPPISVLNITGRDNDGGLLARPAEWDEDNYGRPPVVTIRRTRLNKSSDGPAVGVGDRVLAKIFRNKDNDGPEYSARVIKVVDHSSNAVLGVLRKLSNGEWRLEPVNRKQPEVQLDQNSLADAQSGDLVEVELTSSRRYGLPSGKVRQVVGSIDSEKALSMIAIHEHEIPHIFPDDVIREAEAAKPATLDGREDWRALPLLTIDPSDAKDHDDAVYAEPDTDPNNPGGHVVVVAIADVGAYVRPNSALDREALKRGNSVYFPDRVVPMLPERISNDLCSLRELEDRPALAVRMIFDANGHKKSHKFHRILMRSAAKLAYAQAQAAIDGATDEKTAPILDTILKPLWAAYGALKRGRDAREPLELDLPEKKILLGPDGKVDKVIVPERLDAHKLIEEFMIQANVAAAEVLEARRQPLIFRIHDAPSMAKQEALREFLRTLDISLAKGADLRPGQFNRILETVEGTDHQELVNQVVLRTQSQAIYSPDNIGHFGLNLRKYAHFTSPIRRYADLIVHRALIKALGLGKDGLTTDEEAHLEETAALISSTERRAMLAERETVDRLIAHFLAAHLGDEYEGRVTGVTKAGLFVSLATYGADGLVPISTLGDEYYLYDEANHALAGERSGKGFRLGDNVTVRLVEALPVAGALRFEMVSEPHSLPMSTRSHHKASKGMRGRKGKPAGISRSKRKGRR, encoded by the coding sequence TTGGCACGCCGTTTCCCCAAATCCGATACCGGACGGTCCGCACGGACCGAACGGCGTGCTGCTAAAGCAAAATCAGAAGTCGTGCAGGCAGGAGATTCAACCTCCTTCCTGCCAACCCGTGACGAGGTTCTCAAATTCATTGAGGAAAACCCCGACCGTGCGGGAAAACGCGATTTGGCCAAGGCATTCAATATCAAGGGCGATGCACGCGTCTATCTCAAGGATCTGCTGCGTGAACTCAGTGACGAGGGCCTGCTTGAAAAGCGTGCCCGTCGTCTTTCCCGTCCCGGCACTCTTCCACCCATATCCGTATTGAATATTACCGGCCGCGACAATGATGGTGGGCTACTCGCCCGTCCGGCGGAATGGGACGAAGACAACTATGGAAGACCGCCGGTCGTCACCATCCGCCGAACCCGTCTCAACAAGTCGTCCGATGGTCCGGCAGTCGGTGTTGGCGATCGGGTATTGGCCAAAATTTTCCGCAACAAGGACAATGACGGGCCGGAATATTCCGCGCGCGTGATCAAGGTTGTTGATCATAGCAGCAACGCGGTACTCGGCGTGTTGCGCAAGCTCAGCAATGGCGAATGGCGGCTTGAACCTGTCAATCGCAAGCAACCGGAAGTGCAGCTCGATCAAAATTCACTTGCCGACGCGCAAAGCGGCGACCTCGTTGAAGTGGAACTGACGTCGTCTCGCCGCTATGGCTTGCCAAGCGGCAAGGTGCGGCAGGTGGTTGGTTCCATAGACAGCGAAAAAGCTCTGTCGATGATCGCCATCCACGAGCATGAAATCCCGCATATCTTCCCGGATGATGTGATCCGCGAAGCAGAAGCCGCAAAGCCTGCAACGCTTGACGGTCGTGAAGACTGGCGCGCTTTGCCCCTGCTCACCATCGATCCTTCAGACGCCAAGGATCACGATGACGCCGTCTATGCGGAGCCGGACACTGATCCGAACAATCCCGGTGGTCATGTCGTTGTCGTTGCAATCGCCGATGTGGGCGCCTATGTGCGTCCCAACTCGGCGCTTGATCGCGAAGCGCTCAAGCGCGGCAATTCGGTTTACTTCCCGGACCGGGTCGTACCCATGCTGCCAGAGCGCATTTCCAATGATCTATGTTCGCTGCGTGAGCTGGAAGACCGCCCCGCACTTGCCGTACGCATGATTTTCGATGCCAATGGACACAAGAAATCGCACAAGTTCCATCGCATCCTGATGCGTTCGGCTGCAAAGCTTGCCTATGCCCAGGCACAGGCCGCGATTGACGGCGCAACGGACGAAAAGACTGCTCCTATTCTTGACACCATCCTCAAGCCGCTATGGGCCGCTTATGGCGCCCTCAAACGCGGACGCGATGCGCGTGAACCGCTTGAGCTGGATCTGCCGGAAAAGAAGATCCTGCTCGGACCGGATGGTAAGGTCGACAAGGTTATTGTGCCCGAGCGACTGGACGCACATAAGCTCATCGAAGAGTTCATGATTCAAGCCAATGTGGCTGCCGCTGAAGTGCTTGAGGCACGCCGCCAGCCGCTCATCTTCCGTATTCATGATGCGCCATCAATGGCCAAGCAGGAAGCTCTGCGTGAGTTTCTTCGTACGCTCGATATAAGTCTTGCCAAAGGCGCGGATCTCCGACCCGGGCAGTTTAACCGCATTCTGGAAACAGTCGAAGGTACCGATCATCAGGAACTGGTCAATCAGGTTGTCCTTCGTACACAAAGCCAGGCGATCTACAGCCCGGATAATATCGGACATTTCGGCCTGAACTTACGCAAATATGCGCATTTCACCTCGCCGATCCGCCGTTATGCCGATCTCATCGTACATCGCGCTCTGATCAAGGCTTTGGGTCTTGGCAAGGACGGTCTGACTACCGATGAAGAAGCACACCTGGAAGAAACTGCGGCGCTCATTTCTTCGACCGAACGCCGTGCGATGCTCGCAGAGCGCGAGACCGTTGACCGTCTGATTGCCCATTTCCTTGCAGCGCATCTTGGGGATGAATATGAAGGGCGCGTAACCGGCGTCACAAAAGCTGGGCTTTTCGTATCTCTTGCGACATATGGCGCAGATGGGCTTGTACCCATTTCAACTTTGGGTGATGAATACTATCTTTATGATGAAGCAAACCATGCACTCGCCGGAGAAAGAAGCGGAAAAGGCTTCCGTCTGGGCGACAATGTAACGGTTAGACTGGTGGAGGCGCTCCCTGTTGCGGGTGCGCTTCGGTTTGAGATGGTTTCGGAACCGCATTCCTTGCCGATGTCGACGCGTTCACATCATAAGGCAAGCAAAGGGATGCGTGGGCGCAAAGGAAAGCCGGCTGGCATTTCGCGCTCCAAGAGAAAAGGTCGCAGATGA
- a CDS encoding DUF983 domain-containing protein, with amino-acid sequence MSTLEANSTDSKIHVFGGDSQKAARPTRHLGQAMWRGFKSRCPHCGEGKLFRAFVKPVDKCSVCGEDYTEQRADDLPAYLTILIVGHIVVGAFMGVEATTNLSLWAHMAIWGPMIVLMSLALLQPIKGATIGLQWALFMHGFGGKGEGDYGDVT; translated from the coding sequence ATGAGCACGCTAGAGGCCAATTCCACAGATAGTAAGATCCACGTTTTCGGCGGCGATAGTCAGAAAGCTGCACGGCCAACCCGCCATCTTGGACAGGCCATGTGGCGCGGATTCAAATCCCGCTGCCCGCATTGCGGAGAGGGAAAACTGTTCCGTGCTTTTGTGAAACCTGTTGATAAGTGCTCCGTCTGTGGAGAGGATTATACGGAACAGCGGGCGGATGATCTTCCCGCCTACCTGACAATTCTCATCGTCGGCCATATCGTGGTCGGTGCGTTTATGGGCGTTGAAGCAACAACCAACCTGTCGCTCTGGGCGCATATGGCCATATGGGGACCAATGATCGTATTGATGTCGCTGGCGCTGCTGCAACCGATTAAAGGAGCGACCATTGGCTTGCAATGGGCCCTGTTCATGCATGGTTTTGGTGGAAAAGGCGAAGGTGATTACGGCGACGTCACCTGA
- a CDS encoding glycoside hydrolase family 19 protein: MNLGDTRLLIEVGRERGLLRNQMAYVLATAYHETAKTMKPINEMGGDKYLRSKKYWPYIGRGYVQITWKVNYEKAGKVLGVDFVSKPELLLKPEYAAPIIIAGMAEGWFAGDNKGRHRLDRYITLQKSDFKGARRIVNGTDKADLIAGYAREYDKALLNEGYGVDTIIEAKPNDVLPEPVVEKPISKSSRFWSWIGSGGAGAAIPFVDWRVQMVLVVFVLALTAYAIFTMPQAKAKLEKLVDAI, from the coding sequence ATGAACCTTGGCGATACCCGCCTCTTGATTGAGGTTGGTCGAGAACGCGGACTATTGCGCAATCAAATGGCGTATGTGCTTGCCACCGCTTACCATGAAACGGCTAAGACAATGAAGCCGATCAACGAAATGGGTGGTGATAAGTATCTTAGATCAAAGAAATACTGGCCGTATATCGGTCGCGGCTATGTGCAAATCACCTGGAAGGTGAACTACGAAAAGGCTGGCAAGGTTCTTGGTGTCGACTTTGTGTCGAAGCCTGAACTTCTGCTCAAGCCAGAATATGCCGCGCCCATCATCATCGCTGGCATGGCCGAAGGCTGGTTTGCTGGTGACAATAAAGGGCGCCACAGACTTGATCGTTACATCACCCTGCAGAAGTCCGACTTCAAAGGCGCTCGACGGATCGTCAATGGAACTGACAAGGCCGATCTGATTGCAGGCTATGCACGTGAGTATGACAAGGCATTGCTGAATGAAGGTTATGGCGTTGATACGATCATCGAAGCCAAGCCGAACGATGTGTTGCCGGAACCGGTTGTTGAAAAGCCAATCTCAAAATCTTCGCGGTTCTGGTCATGGATTGGCAGCGGTGGGGCAGGGGCTGCAATCCCGTTTGTCGATTGGCGTGTCCAGATGGTGCTCGTCGTGTTCGTTCTCGCACTCACAGCATATGCAATCTTCACGATGCCACAGGCCAAGGCCAAGCTTGAAAAGCTGGTGGATGCGATATGA
- the rnk gene encoding nucleoside diphosphate kinase regulator, producing MSVKNRKKPKIVVSNIDNERLTILAGNVSEKLEEVAEELLQELDRAKVVPQKKLPLDVVCMGATVEYRSNDGQERKVTLVYPGEADIAQGKISILTPIGAALLGLAPGQSMSWVARDGKAHELSVLSVSQVAPESA from the coding sequence ATGAGCGTAAAAAACCGCAAGAAGCCCAAAATCGTCGTGAGCAATATTGACAATGAACGCCTGACAATTCTGGCCGGGAACGTCTCTGAAAAGCTGGAGGAAGTTGCCGAGGAGCTGTTACAGGAACTGGATCGTGCGAAAGTCGTTCCGCAGAAAAAACTGCCGCTCGACGTTGTTTGCATGGGAGCGACTGTCGAATATCGTTCTAATGATGGCCAAGAGCGAAAAGTCACACTTGTTTATCCGGGTGAGGCAGATATTGCACAGGGCAAGATTTCTATTTTGACGCCGATCGGTGCAGCCCTGTTAGGTTTGGCTCCGGGGCAGTCCATGTCATGGGTTGCTCGTGATGGAAAAGCGCATGAGCTGAGTGTTCTGAGTGTTTCTCAGGTTGCGCCCGAAAGTGCATGA
- a CDS encoding NUDIX hydrolase: MPGKFVFPGGKADPDDGRITAASELSPEDTIKLVTGMGSRASQRRARALGLCAIRETFEETGLRFARRAERGTMSLNHDNAPANRDWLSFFEGGALPALGELRYFARAITPPGNIRRFDARFFIAFRDSLPELANQKIVPGGELQDLNWVAIDEVDKLDIARITQAILKEAQTLLTETRDELPATLPVVQYSKRHGRFVREVI, translated from the coding sequence ATGCCCGGGAAATTCGTTTTCCCCGGCGGCAAAGCTGATCCAGACGATGGCAGGATAACAGCAGCATCAGAATTAAGCCCTGAAGACACGATTAAGCTCGTCACAGGAATGGGATCGCGTGCCTCACAACGGCGCGCTCGAGCGCTGGGACTTTGTGCTATCCGCGAAACGTTTGAAGAAACCGGGCTTCGTTTTGCTCGCAGAGCCGAGCGTGGCACGATGTCATTAAACCATGACAATGCTCCTGCAAACAGAGACTGGCTATCGTTTTTTGAGGGTGGTGCACTGCCTGCATTGGGTGAACTACGCTATTTTGCACGGGCAATAACACCGCCCGGAAATATTCGCCGGTTTGATGCGCGTTTCTTCATTGCATTCCGTGACAGCCTGCCAGAACTGGCAAACCAAAAAATTGTTCCCGGTGGAGAACTACAGGATTTGAATTGGGTCGCTATCGATGAGGTTGATAAACTGGATATTGCCCGTATTACTCAGGCTATTCTGAAAGAAGCGCAAACGCTGCTGACAGAGACCCGAGATGAACTGCCTGCCACCCTTCCAGTGGTTCAATACAGCAAGCGGCACGGCCGCTTTGTGCGTGAAGTGATCTGA
- a CDS encoding PleD family two-component system response regulator, producing the protein MTARILVVDDVESNVRLLEALLLREYYEVISAYNGTEAIEICLGGQIDVVILDVLLPGIDGFEVCRRLKEDPRTTNIPIVILTALNSAQDKIAGLEAGADDFMTKPVNDIQLLSRVKSLARLKMVSDELFQRTGTVADTEVEALLVTKLSGRFGGGDDAARILIVDENEIAAARLRTILGEDYFVDVANDANDALIKAIENDYDSIVVSADFTYYDPLRLCSQIRTIERTRLVPIILIVNEDEGSLVVRALELGVNDYVMRPLEKLELYARLRTQIKRKCYNDLLRQSLHRTITMAVTDSLTGLHNRRYLDTHMPVLLSRATGRERPLSVIMIDFDHFKRVNDQYGHDGGDDVLREFAARLRKKIRGMDVMCRYGGEEFAIVLPDTDLAASTHVAERILEAVSEKPFLLAGGKHQIDMTISIGIASLRLMGADTVEALFARTDAALYEAKTKGRNRIALSAA; encoded by the coding sequence ATGACAGCGCGAATTCTCGTCGTGGACGATGTGGAATCAAACGTAAGGCTGCTTGAAGCTTTGCTTCTGCGTGAATATTACGAGGTAATTTCTGCTTATAACGGCACTGAGGCAATCGAAATCTGTCTGGGTGGACAGATCGATGTTGTTATACTTGACGTTCTGCTGCCCGGTATTGATGGTTTCGAAGTGTGCCGTCGCCTGAAAGAAGATCCCAGAACAACCAATATCCCCATCGTGATACTGACTGCGCTCAATAGTGCCCAAGATAAAATTGCCGGGCTTGAAGCTGGTGCTGACGACTTCATGACAAAGCCGGTGAATGATATTCAACTGCTTTCGCGCGTCAAAAGCCTTGCTCGGCTTAAAATGGTCTCTGACGAACTGTTTCAGCGCACCGGTACTGTTGCTGATACTGAAGTTGAGGCACTGCTCGTTACCAAATTGTCGGGACGCTTTGGAGGAGGAGACGATGCGGCGCGCATTCTTATCGTAGATGAGAATGAAATTGCTGCTGCTCGCCTTCGAACGATTCTGGGAGAAGATTATTTCGTTGATGTGGCCAATGATGCCAATGATGCGCTCATCAAGGCGATTGAAAACGACTATGACAGCATCGTCGTTTCAGCAGATTTTACCTATTATGATCCGTTGCGGCTCTGTTCACAGATAAGAACGATTGAGCGAACACGACTCGTTCCGATCATATTGATCGTCAACGAAGATGAAGGTTCGCTGGTCGTCCGTGCGCTTGAGCTGGGGGTGAATGATTATGTCATGCGCCCATTGGAGAAGCTGGAATTATATGCGCGGTTGCGCACGCAGATTAAGCGCAAGTGTTACAATGATCTTTTGCGGCAGAGTTTGCACCGTACAATAACCATGGCTGTCACAGACAGCCTCACGGGGCTGCATAATCGCCGTTACCTTGATACGCACATGCCAGTGCTTCTTTCGCGCGCTACGGGTCGCGAGAGGCCTTTATCAGTCATCATGATCGACTTCGACCATTTTAAACGGGTCAATGATCAATATGGTCATGACGGTGGCGATGACGTGCTGCGAGAGTTTGCAGCGCGGTTGCGCAAGAAGATTCGTGGAATGGATGTGATGTGCCGCTATGGCGGTGAGGAGTTTGCAATCGTGCTGCCAGATACAGATCTCGCGGCCTCTACCCACGTCGCAGAACGCATTCTTGAGGCGGTGTCAGAGAAGCCGTTTTTACTGGCCGGCGGTAAGCATCAGATCGACATGACAATCAGCATTGGTATTGCGTCCTTGCGGTTGATGGGCGCTGATACGGTCGAGGCACTCTTTGCGCGTACGGATGCGGCTCTTTATGAAGCAAAGACAAAAGGGCGGAACCGGATCGCTTTGTCGGCTGCTTGA
- the rpmG gene encoding 50S ribosomal protein L33: protein MAKATTIKIKLLSTADTGFFYVTKKNSRTMTEKMTKTKYDPIARKHVEFKETKIK from the coding sequence ATGGCCAAGGCTACGACCATCAAGATCAAGCTTTTGTCGACCGCTGACACCGGCTTCTTCTACGTAACGAAGAAGAACAGCCGCACGATGACGGAAAAGATGACAAAGACAAAATACGACCCGATTGCGCGCAAGCACGTCGAGTTCAAGGAAACGAAGATCAAGTAA
- a CDS encoding response regulator encodes MTKSVMIVEDNELNMKLFRDLIEASGYESIRTRSGLEALDLAREHRPDLILMDIQLPEVSGLEVTKWLKDDEELKHIPVIAVTAFAMKGDEERIRQGGCEAYISKPISVPRFIETIKSYLGDA; translated from the coding sequence ATGACCAAAAGTGTGATGATCGTCGAGGACAACGAACTGAATATGAAGTTGTTTCGCGATCTAATCGAAGCCAGTGGATATGAAAGCATCAGGACCAGAAGTGGTCTGGAAGCGCTTGATCTTGCCCGTGAACATCGCCCTGACCTCATTCTGATGGATATTCAGTTGCCTGAAGTTTCGGGTCTGGAAGTTACCAAATGGCTCAAGGATGATGAGGAACTCAAGCATATTCCCGTTATCGCTGTAACCGCATTTGCCATGAAGGGTGACGAGGAGCGTATTCGACAGGGCGGCTGCGAGGCTTATATATCGAAGCCGATTTCTGTTCCGCGATTTATCGAGACGATAAAATCTTATCTCGGCGACGCATGA
- a CDS encoding IS630 family transposase (programmed frameshift) — MSARSAAARFGIGISTAIAWIASARAGLLTPAKQGRRGGSRLDPHEDFIFGMIEEAKDITLNEMVRRLHEERAVLIGRSALDVWLRKRGLDFQKKTAHALEQDRPDLLKRRQDWFDGQLDLDPAHLVFIDETGLSTKMSRLRGRAPCGDRCHSPVPHGHWKTTTFTGALRLSGMTAPMVLDGAMNGVAFQAYVEQVLIPTLVTGDIVIMDNLPSHKAKGVRLAIEGAGCSLLYLPPCSPDFNPIEKAFAKLKAVLRAKAERTVEGLWNTVGQIVTLFEPQECANYFKSCGDDRE, encoded by the exons ATGTCGGCACGTTCAGCGGCAGCCCGATTTGGGATTGGGATTTCAACAGCCATCGCCTGGATTGCGAGTGCGCGAGCAGGTCTGTTGACCCCGGCGAAGCAGGGCCGACGCGGCGGCTCACGCCTGGATCCTCACGAGGACTTCATCTTCGGCATGATCGAAGAGGCGAAGGATATCACGCTCAACGAAATGGTCCGGCGATTGCATGAGGAGAGAGCCGTATTGATCGGCCGCAGTGCGCTTGACGTCTGGCTGCGAAAGCGCG GGCTGGACTTTCAAAAAAAGACCGCACATGCACTGGAGCAGGACCGTCCTGACCTGCTGAAGCGTCGCCAGGACTGGTTCGACGGCCAGCTCGATCTCGATCCAGCGCACCTCGTATTCATTGATGAAACCGGCCTGAGCACGAAGATGTCCCGGCTTCGCGGACGAGCCCCTTGCGGAGATCGATGCCATTCACCGGTCCCACACGGCCATTGGAAGACAACGACATTTACCGGTGCACTCAGACTATCTGGCATGACCGCGCCCATGGTCCTCGACGGTGCGATGAACGGCGTCGCATTCCAGGCCTATGTCGAACAGGTTCTCATTCCAACCTTGGTGACCGGCGACATCGTCATCATGGACAACCTGCCGTCACATAAGGCGAAGGGCGTGCGTCTCGCAATCGAAGGTGCGGGCTGCAGCTTGCTCTACCTTCCTCCATGCAGTCCAGACTTCAACCCCATCGAGAAGGCCTTCGCCAAGCTCAAGGCCGTCTTGCGCGCCAAAGCCGAGCGAACCGTCGAGGGCTTATGGAATACTGTCGGCCAGATCGTCACGCTGTTTGAACCACAAGAATGTGCCAACTACTTCAAATCCTGCGGAGATGACCGCGAGTAA